The genomic interval TACTCATTTCCCACTAAAGCACTGATTGTAAAAAAACCCTGGAGAAATCAATATCTTACCTaaagaaaatgaatgttttccatttttcttctcatttctgtTGTCCGAGAGTCCATTTTCAGCGAGTGAGATGATGCGCTTGGAGACTGAGCTTCCATGGGACAACTTACGGGGCAGTTCATTATGCCCAGAACTGGGAtcacttcctctttcttctgagcCCTTGGACTGTTTGTCCTCATCTCCATCCTCACTTGAATCCATGTTCTTTATGCTTAGTCGCCTCATACGAGAAACCGAATGAACTTCTTTCATCCTCACCAGGCGATCCATTGCAGCTCGGTTAGGGGGAGCTGCAAGTTTGCCTTGCAAGGTCTCAATCACCTTTGATGTGCCTCTGCCTTTTTTTTCTGcattaggtggaatctcatgtCTTTCAGCAAATGGAAGCACAACAGACTCAAGAGGGGGAATATGGTCATCACTTTGTTTGCTAACACTTTCATGCTGCTCAAAATGTTCAGCTATTAATGTTTCTTGTCCAGGGTTCTGGTCTTCAGTAGACTCCAATGAGATATTGTCTCCAACAAAGAAGGAGCTTTCTGCCCAGCCACACTTCCGTCTTCCTTCGTAAGAAGTCACCTTTGCTGCCGTCACATCCCCCAGTGCCTTTTCAGCTGACAATTTAGGGCTCTGGGGTAGGTTATCGGAAATGATGTTTGATAATTTATCATGAACTGTTCTGTTATTGGGTACAAGACAGTCCACAGGTACCTCTATTCCCAAGATCCTAGCTGCTCTTGCCTGCAGCGATTCATTGGGGGGAATCTCAGGCACAATAGGCTTTCCATAACAATCCAGCACATGAGTGCCAGGTCCTTGGTCATCATCAAATCCCACACTTCTCAAATCTGGTTCAGAAAGACCTTGACTCCTATTTGTTAAAGATAATCGCAGTACTGACCCTCTCTCCAATGCTAAGTTATTCCTTGGTGCTGTATGTTTCTTCAGCCTATCTAAGTCAATTACATTGTCATTTTCCAGTTGGATTTCTTTTCTGAAGCTGAAGCTATTGAATGGATTGTAGTGATTCTCATCATCATAGCTGTTGTCTGGAATTTTTTTGGTTGACTGTAGACTGACAACATGTTTTATTACCCTTTTCCCAACTTCCTGTTTTCTTTGTTCTGCTAGAAGGTACCCATTTATTGCCCTGATAGGTTCACCCATCTCTCTGGCCTGCAAACATCTAGTATCCACATGAGATTCACTAGCTATGACCCTAGTGTTTGACCATTCAGATGCACTTAAACTTTCAGATTTGCTTTTATTCTTATCCTGTGTACATATAGGAGCAACTGGTATAACAGtttctggctgcatcccaggtctcTGGTCTGACTCCTGGCACATCTCATCAATCCCAAAggttccactttcttttctccctcgttttccctcctcttccctttcctgctTGCCATCATTCTCTACACCATCTTCAGTACTTTCTCCCTGTTCCTGAAGCTCCTTGTTGAAACTTTCTAGCTCACTTATGATATCCCAAGGACGGCGGCTAACGGGTTTCAAAAGGAACTGCCCAAACAGTTCCTTACTTTGACAAGGGGTGCTTTCTTCCTCTCTGAAGACAGAATTGGTTTCCTTTTCCTGCCCAGAAAAAGCTGTGTGTGAAGCAGAAGGCAAAATGGGCCTTACTTTTGGACTATCTACAAGAGTCCTAGAATATATGCTATTGCTGGTTTTGTTCTGATACCCTTGGTCTTTCATGCTGGAGGTAAATTGTTTACACTTTTTGTTGGCAGCAGCTAACACAGTTAGTGTTGGCTCTGCAGTAGATGTGCCATGTCTTAACAACTGGGAAGCTGTTGCCATATCTGATCCCGTGTGTTCTAAACCATGGAAAAGTCGCATGACTTTGGGTTCTTCTGTGAAACTGGTCTGTGTCTGTTGGTCCTTGTACTGATCACCTGGCCATGAGCCAGAGTACTGGAGCTCCTTGTGTTTTGCAGGCTGCAGGAATCTGAGATCATTCATTtgtttgaactctggtttccacaACTCTTGTTTTCGTAACTCATTCTTATTGGTCATGCTTCCTGTAAGGGCTTGGAGCTCCAAATCAGTGGAAGAAGTGCTTAGGAGACTTTGTTCCTGCAGAACCCCACTGTTATCAAGCCCATTCTTTTCTTCGCCCCCCTGTGTTAAGTTGTTGTTCCTATCAGTATCTGGCAGATTCAGATCAGACTTTACCGGGATGGAGACCAAGCAAAATATTGTTTcgttcatttttttctttgaactCCTCTTGCTCTGGATCTCTGTGCCAGGTTCAAATGTTTTCACTTTAGTCACAGTTTCACAGAGGGGTTGTGCATAAGGGCTTTGTGCAGACAACCAACCTTTGGGGCATTTGCTATTCAAGTCATTACCTGCGTCATAACTGTCTCTTTGGCTAGGCAAGGCACAACTGTCCTGATCTACGTTCAATTCTGCTAGCCATCTGCTGCTCTGTGCAGAACTGCCAGAGACCTGGTCACATTTCACAGCAGTATTTAGTGAGTCTGGCATATTTGAAAAGGCACTGTTGTACTCTGATTCCAGAGAATTCCCTTGGAAGGTATACAGACTTGTCCTATTTGCATCCTCAGCAGCTCTGACATCCTCCTGAAGGCCATCAGGGTGTGCGATTTTAATATGCCGTATTCGTGGGTCATCAAAAGGAATATACTGAACAGAAGACAAGTAGCCCTCCACCTGACTTAGATGGCTTTTCTTATCATAAGGAATTGGTTCATTCTGATAATGCTCACACCCACTCTTAAATATACCAGTGGATGGGGGGTAGCCAAGATTGGTTGCTTCAACTGGACTCTGCATACCATTATTAAAGCACATATCATAATCAGGCACTTCACTGGACAAATACTGATTTGTATTTTGCTGGGCTGGTGATTTATAACATGGAGGGGGAATATACAAAGGGGGCTCCAGGCTAGAGTCCTGAGTGCAAACATCCTGAATCGGGTCACTGACTTTGGTTGAACTGGAGATGGCTTCCTCTTTTCGCAAGTCATCCTGCAGTGAGTTGGTTTCCAGGTTTCCCCTGGTTTGTTGATGAAGTTCATAGGAAGGAGGCTTCAAGGGTCTGCCATATTTGGGCTTGGGTAAGGGAAGGAAGTGGGCTGCTAGATCAGGGTGCCTAGACGTTTCCAGGCCCTGTCCAGTTCGGGGGCAAGATACTGTTTTAGTTCCACTGAATGAGTGCTTTTTGGTAATGAGAGAGGGCATTTCAACACACCGCAGGCTCTCCGGTGAAAGAACTCTTGGCAATGATTGTGATTTTCCCTTAGTGTGGGAGGTAGGGGCAGTACTGACTTGTCGGCCTGAATACTTATCTTGAAGTAGCTTTTCCTTGTCAATGTCAGACACAAGTCCTCCAAATACGGTTGGCTGGTCCCAACTTTCTGTCCTTAAATTCTGCCACCTATAATCAGCAGAGGGTTTCCAGTTCTCCTGCATGTTGGCTCTTCTAATTTTCTCTGTTCCACCTTCTATCTCCCACTGACCTTTTTTGTCATGTCCATACAAAGTGCAAGGCACAGCCATTCCCTTCATTTCTGAGTCCCCCTTGTCAGTATAACCCAGTAATGCACTAAAATCCTGGCCTCTTCTTCTCCAGTAGGCAAgatctttttctgtctttgggCTGGAGGACCAGCCTAACTGGGGTTTGTCATAAAACctgcaaaagaaaggaaggatcAGTGAAGAGGTTCATGCAAGTATCATACACCCCCACCAAAAGTAGGCATAGCAAAAAATCTGAGCAACctataatacagtgggctcttagtatctgctggggttaggagccctggtggcgcagtggttaaatgcctgtattgcagccactcactcaaaaccataaataccagcgaaagggctcaagctcgactctgagccttccttctgaggtcactaaaatgagtacccagattgttgggggcaattagcttacagttgtaaactgcttagacactgttagttcagtatgaagtggtatacaaatgaagctgttttgtttttgttttggttgcaggacccctgtggataccaacatctgtggatgctgaagtcccattaaatacaatggcattggaaaatggtattccttatataaaatggcaaagtcaaggtatgctttttggaatttatatatatattgaatattttcaagctgtggatggatgAATCCATGTGAATATGGTGGAACGACTGTAATGACATAGCCAGTTTATTTACCATCCTACAATTTCTGCAGAAACTATGCATAAAACTTTTCTGAAGAACCACAGAGGAATTCTGATTGAAGTTCTACTTATAATTTATCTGAATGTATTATTTATCTGAATTCCAGCAAAACATTTGCTAAGGTCTCCCATAATATTTTGGTTAGCAAAGTAATTAAATATGGAAACAACATCAGATGGATCTCTAAATGGTTGGAAAATTATGCTCCAAGAGTTGTCATCAATGGCTGCACTTCAATCTGGAAAGAGGTCTCAACTGGAGTGTGTCAGGGATTTATCCTCAGGTCactactcttcaacatttttatccatgacttaggttcaaaacacactgcagaaataatccagtttgagactactttaactgccctggtgcaatgctagggaattttgataactgtagttttgtgagagattcagccttctctgtcagaaagagttctggtgccataatgaactacaattcctaggattccctagcactgagccagggcagttaaagtggtctcaagctggattatttctgcagtgtgtttttgttCTTACATGACAGGATAGAGGGAatgcttatcaagtttgcagataatAGAAACTGGGAAGGGTGACTAACAcaatggaagataggaacagaatacAAAAAGactttgataaactagaaaattggagagaaattttaaaaatgaaattcagtagagacaaatgcaaatttTGTCTACATGCAAAAAAGACCTTGGAATTATTGTTCATCAGGAACATAAACCAGCACTGTGATGCTACAGCAAAAAAGTGAATGTTAATTTAGCCTTCATTAAGAGACACATAGTTTccaaatcaagagaagtaataatccTATTATATTCTTCACTGACttggcctcatctggagtactgtatcCAGTTTTGGTCACCTTATTATAAGGACATAGACAATTTGGAGTagtttcagagaagggcaacaaggattaTGTGAGGTATGGAGGACAAAACATAAGAGGAAAAGCCGAAGGAACTGGGCACATTCAGCTTGGTACAGAGAACTGACATTATCACATGTTGATAATACCTCAAGGGCTACCACAAAAAGAAGGTACAGACCTCTTCTCTATTGCCCTAGAGGGTACAACTAGATCTAATGGTTCAAAGTAACAGGAGAGCAggtttcaactgaacattagaattTCTTGACAGTGGAAGCAGTGTAGCAATGAAACCAActggttaaaaaccttcctcttccaacaggctttcccctagaTGCTgtaatatctgctctctccccattgcaccagcactttaagctagttattgtgtggttttaattttgtaattttagcaatgtttttaatagttaataTATTGATTTGGATTTTTATGTGAGtactgtttgtaaagtgtacatttgtgtacttctgtgtaacccgctttgatctaccaaggaaaagcgggctataaataaacagtttattattattattattattattattattattattattattattaactgcagAGAGagatggcggagtctccttctctggatatttttgaaaagaggctggataACTACCTGCTAGGTATGCTTTATCTGGGGATCCTACACTGAGCAGGGGGTGGATTTGATgtcccatgaggccccttccaactctatgattcgattaTT from Sceloporus undulatus isolate JIND9_A2432 ecotype Alabama chromosome 6, SceUnd_v1.1, whole genome shotgun sequence carries:
- the JCAD gene encoding junctional protein associated with coronary artery disease, which codes for MFSVEDLLISHGYKLSKNPTNLYENRSDGFQHEVTDRRISHGPLNGFSTNSVAFANSKKTGTKSTLNDNQSSYGIRGRQPVSVYHKDFPASANMHTSEAGFYDKPQLGWSSSPKTEKDLAYWRRRGQDFSALLGYTDKGDSEMKGMAVPCTLYGHDKKGQWEIEGGTEKIRRANMQENWKPSADYRWQNLRTESWDQPTVFGGLVSDIDKEKLLQDKYSGRQVSTAPTSHTKGKSQSLPRVLSPESLRCVEMPSLITKKHSFSGTKTVSCPRTGQGLETSRHPDLAAHFLPLPKPKYGRPLKPPSYELHQQTRGNLETNSLQDDLRKEEAISSSTKVSDPIQDVCTQDSSLEPPLYIPPPCYKSPAQQNTNQYLSSEVPDYDMCFNNGMQSPVEATNLGYPPSTGIFKSGCEHYQNEPIPYDKKSHLSQVEGYLSSVQYIPFDDPRIRHIKIAHPDGLQEDVRAAEDANRTSLYTFQGNSLESEYNSAFSNMPDSLNTAVKCDQVSGSSAQSSRWLAELNVDQDSCALPSQRDSYDAGNDLNSKCPKGWLSAQSPYAQPLCETVTKVKTFEPGTEIQSKRSSKKKMNETIFCLVSIPVKSDLNLPDTDRNNNLTQGGEEKNGLDNSGVLQEQSLLSTSSTDLELQALTGSMTNKNELRKQELWKPEFKQMNDLRFLQPAKHKELQYSGSWPGDQYKDQQTQTSFTEEPKVMRLFHGLEHTGSDMATASQLLRHGTSTAEPTLTVLAAANKKCKQFTSSMKDQGYQNKTSNSIYSRTLVDSPKVRPILPSASHTAFSGQEKETNSVFREEESTPCQSKELFGQFLLKPVSRRPWDIISELESFNKELQEQGESTEDGVENDGKQEREEEGKRGRKESGTFGIDEMCQESDQRPGMQPETVIPVAPICTQDKNKSKSESLSASEWSNTRVIASESHVDTRCLQAREMGEPIRAINGYLLAEQRKQEVGKRVIKHVVSLQSTKKIPDNSYDDENHYNPFNSFSFRKEIQLENDNVIDLDRLKKHTAPRNNLALERGSVLRLSLTNRSQGLSEPDLRSVGFDDDQGPGTHVLDCYGKPIVPEIPPNESLQARAARILGIEVPVDCLVPNNRTVHDKLSNIISDNLPQSPKLSAEKALGDVTAAKVTSYEGRRKCGWAESSFFVGDNISLESTEDQNPGQETLIAEHFEQHESVSKQSDDHIPPLESVVLPFAERHEIPPNAEKKGRGTSKVIETLQGKLAAPPNRAAMDRLVRMKEVHSVSRMRRLSIKNMDSSEDGDEDKQSKGSEERGSDPSSGHNELPRKLSHGSSVSKRIISLAENGLSDNRNEKKNGKHSFSLDVYDPTRVERV